CCTTCTTCAATAGAAGTATCTCACTTTTTTAAATTGATACATATCTAGGTTACAATTGGATATTTGGTTTCAGTAAAGACCAATTTGGATGAGGAGGATGAATCAATCCCCAAGATAGAAATATTTGAGGGCATCAATTTTATTGGAAGAGATGATATGTCGGTCTCGGATAAACGAGTGAGCCGGAAACATATTAGTTTGAATGCCTCGCTTGATGGTTCTCTTGAAGTGACTGTGGTAAGTCCTACGAATATGTAATTAGATAAAAAGGTTTTGGCTTTATATCATTGTGTTTGAGAATGAGAATATACTTGTAGGAGGGAGGGAATCCAATTGCTATTAAGTTTGAGGATGGAAGGAAGAAATTGGTTTCTAAAGAGAGTGCCATACTTGTACATGGGGATATAGTAGAGTTGATTCCTGGGCATCACTTTTTCAAGTATGTGAAATCAGCTGTTAACGAAGTTACATTGTCTTTGGGTACTAGCAAAAGGTTTGACATGAAACCCGGTGAAGATGAAAATATAAATCTAAAGAGAAAGCGGCAAATCGATGAAGATGAAGCTCTTGCAAGAACTCTTCAGGTTTGTCCACATAAAGGGAATGTCAATTTTATGTCTTGTTACTGTTTGACCAACATGCCTTAGTGTTTCTTCAAAAATTCACTATTTTATGTAGGTTATTATGCATTGCAGTTTATGTGTTCTATGATCTGTTGTACAGGATGAGATGATAAGAGATGTCTCCTCTCCAAAAAGAAATATGGTGACAGGAAGTTCTAGTTACCCTATAAATCAGGGGCAGACCAGCTTCGACTCTCATGATGGTTCCGGAACTATTCGTCAGTTTGATGTTGCGAAGGATAAACTTCCTTTAGGTTTCCGACTTCTGCGAGTCAAAGGGCTGCCTTCATGGGCAAATTCCTCCACAGTTTCGATCCAAGATGTGATTCAGGTTCGTCCTAATTTTATTTATATTTGGTCCTTTGGTGGATGTTGTGTTTTGTGCCTTGATGCCAATCTCCTATGTAAAAGCTACAGTTATTCTTTTTGGCATAATACACAAACTAGGAACGCACAGGTACTTGTAAACTCAATTAGATATTTAAAAGCTTTTTAAGGACTGTGGGGTACACTGGGTATATAAGAACATAAAATCATCAGGAGAATAGGGAAAAACAACTCGAGAAATccaattcaaatcatattttcttgaaaggGTGATATGTTCAAAAGAAAGAATATATAAGAGTGACCAGAAGATAAAAACTCAGATGATGAGAGAATGATTTTACAAGAACCCAAATAAAATACTAGGAAACAAAGAAGAAATGTGATGAGGTTTAtgagtttgttgttgttgtgtctttgtcctttatttttgaaaTAACTTGTTTAAAACTGATATTTCTGCTTGGATTAGTAGGGGAATGTGCTCGTGGCTGTTCTTTCAAattatatggttgatatggattGGTTGATATCTGGTGAGTTGTCTGCAGTTGTCTGCCTTTATGTTTTCCCCTCATTTGACTACTGATATTATTGCTGCATTCATATCATGTGTGTAATCTGTGATGTGTTATGATCTAATTGTGGGAGAGGTTCATTGGTTGTAGCTTGCCCAACTCTCACAAGGATTCCCCGCGTGCTTGTAATTCATGGTGAAGGCGACGGGACAGTGTCTCATTTGCAGGTCCATTTGCTCATCAAGTTATACCATATGACTATTTCTTCATAATACTGTTACGATATATTAACTCTCTAACTCTTCGTTCTGTTCGACCAAAAAAAGGTAATTCAACTCATAATCATTTTGTCTCATCTGAATCTGTCAGAAGAACAAGCCTGCGAATTGGGTTCTGCACAAGCCTCCGCTGCCCATTTCATATGGTACGCACCATTCAAAGGCCATGTTCCTTGTCTATCCTAAAGGTGTGCGTGTTGCTATACACACTGCAAACTTGATACATGTTGACTGGAACAACAAAAGTCAAGGTTTATGGATGCAAGATTTTCCTTGGAAAgatcaaaatgaccaaaacaaaAGATGTGGATTTGAAAATGACTTGGTTGATTATCTCAGTGCGCTAAAGGTATGTTTTTTCTTCAAAGATGTATGTAGCCTTTAGATGGTCTACCTTAAACTTCTTATGCTAATAGTTCTCTAGAGCCTAGATTTTTATTTCACCGTTATTTTAAAAACATAATCAGTAATTGGAGCATCAATTATTCTGATGGTCTGCACAGCTTATGTTGTCTTTCTACAGTTTCAGCAAAAGTGGTGTTAATTAATGACATTTGAACATCTGCAGTGGCCTGAAATTGAAGTCAGTTTACCAGTCATCGGCAGTGTCAAGATCAATTCATCATTTTTCAGGAAGTTTGATTATAGCAGTGCGGCGGTATGTTAAAAAAACAGTATATTATGAAATCTTAATGTTCTACTTTCTTGCGAAGTCTCTTCCTCATTCTAATCCTTTCCCTTTCGTGTTTAATGTTTGGAAGCTCTTACGATCACCACGAGTACCATTTCTTCCTGTTCTTATTTCTTAATGTACATTTCAGGTTAGACTAATTGGATCAGTTCCTGGGTACCACACGGGTTCCAACCTGAAAAAATGGGGACACATGAAACTTCGTAGTGTTCTGCAGGACTGTGTTTTTGATAAAGAATTTCAGAAGTCCCCGCTCGTGTATCAGGTATAATTTGTTGAATTAAATGACAACTTAATATGTGTTTCACGACTGCGAGTCAGTGTGGTACCTTGGTCTCCACGCCTTGACATCAAATCCCTGGTGAACACGGAGACATTGATTGAAATATTTTGTCACAGTTTTCCTCTCTTGGTTCTTTGGATGAAAAGTGGATGGCCGAGTTAGCATCATCAATGTCATCGGGTTCCACTCATGATAAATTATCTCTGGGCCTCGGGAAAGAACTTATAGTTTGGCCTACAGTTGAAGATGTCAGGTGCTCTTTAGAGGTAATATCATTCTGCTCAAAGCAGGACTGTTCCAGTTTGGGGGAATTGAACAGTCAGTACTGACAAAGAAATTGTTAAATTCCCTTTTCATTATGTCACATCATGTAATTTTCTACTATCTACAGTGTTGTAACATATAGATTTTGATAATCTTTTCAATGTCCATTTATGAGCAATTTGCTATCTTCGCTTGGTTCTTTTTGTGACTCTGCACAGAATGTTTTCACTGTACCTGATTCTACTTTTTTATTTGCTACATTTTCAGGGCTATGCAGCTGGCAGTTGCATTCCGAGCCCACAAAAAAATGTGGAGAAAGATTTCTTGAAAAAGTATTGGGCCAAATGGAAGGCGGACCACAGTGGTCGCAGGTACTGCATTTATAACCCTTTTTAGAGTTAATATAAGTAATTTTCCTTTCGATATGGTCTACAGAAGCCTGCTGACAACTTACATCGATCAACGGTGTTTTTATAACCACCCAATGATTTTGTCAACATATTTCTGATGAATGTGGCATTCCATTGATTTTTCTTAAAATTGTTGGTGAACCTCATTCTTGTTCAATCTCGTGATGCACTAACATGTGTTTGGTTATCCAGTCGTGCAATGCCTCATATTAAGACGTATACCCGGTACAGTGGTCAAAACCTTGCGTAAGTATAACTTCTTACCTTGTCAGATTGTTACTACTTTGTTTAAGCATCATTTTTCTTTTTGTGGTCGTGAAAGTaactttattcttttttccccACACGAAAGTTGGTTTCTTCTGACCTCGGCAAATCTTAGTAAAGCTGCTTGGGGTGCACTCCAAAAGAAGGATTCTCAATTGATGATCCGATCTTATGAGGTATGTTTTCTTCAACTGCGTAGGCCAATTGATATATTTGAACATTTTCGATTCCTAAACATTGTTCATCAATTTTAATTGCTAAAATATGTATTTAACTGAAACCAGAAAATATGTAAGATTGACGTATTCATAATGACTGATGTTTCTTGGTGTCTATTCCATCCTTCGCAATAGCTGGGGGTGCTTTTCTTGCCTACATCTATAAATAAAGATTGCAGTTTTTCTTGTACAGATAATGGTGGTTCCACAGAGGTAATGTGTTTTGTCATCCAAATATGTATACGTCAAGCTGTTTGCTTTCCACTATCTACAATAATAATCAGATAAATTTGTATATCAGGTTAAGTGTGAATCTTCAAAAAATGGTGAAGATTGCCAGATGAAACTGGTAACTCTGTGTTGGAAAGGAAGCAAGAATACAGATTCATCATCTGAAGTTGTAACGCTGCCAGTTCCCTATGAACTACCTCCACAGCCATATTCCTCTCAAGGTCAGCAATCTTTCTACCAGAAACTACTGAATTTCTTACTTCTGTTAGATACATTTCACATCACAACATAAAATGTATTTTACCCCATCTTCAATTTATTTTCCATTTCTTCAGATGTTCCTTGGTCATGGGATAAACGGTACTTCAAGAAAGATGTCCATGGTCAGGTCTGGGCTAGATGAGTGTGAGTGCAGTAGATCAAAGGAGGTCTGCTGAATTGTAATTTTAACAAACACTTTGCATTTCTAGGTTGTAACAAATATCATTTTCAGAAAAAAGGCAAATACTCGTGCTTGCAGACTGTTTGATTCTGCATCATGAACTTATTAAGAAGTCCCGAGCTCTTTTGATATTTGCTTAGTGGAAGTGAATCGTGCTTCCAGAAAATCATTCTGCTTATATTTCAATTAATAAAACTTAAAgttgaagaagttattgtgggCGTCTCCTTATAAGTACTAGTTTCAGAAGGAGTCCTGCTTTTGCTCTCCTatgacttgttattcttgtttttttcaaCGACCGCGTAAATCCAAATCCATGTTTATTTTGGATACCCGGTCAGGTAAAACTTTCCACTTTCCTGTTAACAGTCGGACTTCAAAAATGATACGAGGAAAACTTCAAAAATCAACGACGCAACTGAA
This is a stretch of genomic DNA from Papaver somniferum cultivar HN1 chromosome 1, ASM357369v1, whole genome shotgun sequence. It encodes these proteins:
- the LOC113304430 gene encoding tyrosyl-DNA phosphodiesterase 1-like isoform X1, translated to MTRSRVTIGYLVSVKTNLDEEDESIPKIEIFEGINFIGRDDMSVSDKRVSRKHISLNASLDGSLEVTVEGGNPIAIKFEDGRKKLVSKESAILVHGDIVELIPGHHFFKYVKSAVNEVTLSLGTSKRFDMKPGEDENINLKRKRQIDEDEALARTLQDEMIRDVSSPKRNMVTGSSSYPINQGQTSFDSHDGSGTIRQFDVAKDKLPLGFRLLRVKGLPSWANSSTVSIQDVIQGNVLVAVLSNYMVDMDWLISACPTLTRIPRVLVIHGEGDGTVSHLQKNKPANWVLHKPPLPISYGTHHSKAMFLVYPKGVRVAIHTANLIHVDWNNKSQGLWMQDFPWKDQNDQNKRCGFENDLVDYLSALKWPEIEVSLPVIGSVKINSSFFRKFDYSSAAVRLIGSVPGYHTGSNLKKWGHMKLRSVLQDCVFDKEFQKSPLVYQFSSLGSLDEKWMAELASSMSSGSTHDKLSLGLGKELIVWPTVEDVRCSLEGYAAGSCIPSPQKNVEKDFLKKYWAKWKADHSGRSRAMPHIKTYTRYSGQNLAWFLLTSANLSKAAWGALQKKDSQLMIRSYELGVLFLPTSINKDCSFSCTDNGGSTEVKCESSKNGEDCQMKLVTLCWKGSKNTDSSSEVVTLPVPYELPPQPYSSQDVPWSWDKRYFKKDVHGQVWAR
- the LOC113304430 gene encoding tyrosyl-DNA phosphodiesterase 1-like isoform X2, with the protein product MSVSDKRVSRKHISLNASLDGSLEVTVEGGNPIAIKFEDGRKKLVSKESAILVHGDIVELIPGHHFFKYVKSAVNEVTLSLGTSKRFDMKPGEDENINLKRKRQIDEDEALARTLQDEMIRDVSSPKRNMVTGSSSYPINQGQTSFDSHDGSGTIRQFDVAKDKLPLGFRLLRVKGLPSWANSSTVSIQDVIQGNVLVAVLSNYMVDMDWLISACPTLTRIPRVLVIHGEGDGTVSHLQKNKPANWVLHKPPLPISYGTHHSKAMFLVYPKGVRVAIHTANLIHVDWNNKSQGLWMQDFPWKDQNDQNKRCGFENDLVDYLSALKWPEIEVSLPVIGSVKINSSFFRKFDYSSAAVRLIGSVPGYHTGSNLKKWGHMKLRSVLQDCVFDKEFQKSPLVYQFSSLGSLDEKWMAELASSMSSGSTHDKLSLGLGKELIVWPTVEDVRCSLEGYAAGSCIPSPQKNVEKDFLKKYWAKWKADHSGRSRAMPHIKTYTRYSGQNLAWFLLTSANLSKAAWGALQKKDSQLMIRSYELGVLFLPTSINKDCSFSCTDNGGSTEVKCESSKNGEDCQMKLVTLCWKGSKNTDSSSEVVTLPVPYELPPQPYSSQDVPWSWDKRYFKKDVHGQVWAR